The following are encoded in a window of Kitasatospora fiedleri genomic DNA:
- a CDS encoding DUF2332 domain-containing protein yields MSLDHAVAMFCHQADSCAELGSPLSAALLHRAAGDLAAGGPCAEAIAGHEDAPGPNAIALRLLGAVHALVLSGRAPDLTAHYPDAGGHFDPADPDAPWPAFRAAVAAHLPFVREWLTRPPQTNEVGRSNLLLTGLAWAQRQLADATGATTTPFPLPVRLYELGSSAGLNLLAEQFRCVSEGFSYGPPDSPVVLADAWRGEPPTWLRDAPLQRVTERRGCDPTPIDPRSADGALALRSYLWADQLPRVQRLNGALALAARTPAPVETVGAAVFLRGLETAPGALTVVWHSVMRQYVPADEWRSVEGELARLAAASTSSAPFLHLAFEPRRVGAGHRFLLTARLSSGPGSTITTTLAESVPHGLPAWTPAPDDPALGQPG; encoded by the coding sequence ATGTCCCTCGACCACGCCGTGGCCATGTTCTGCCACCAGGCGGACTCCTGCGCCGAGTTGGGCTCCCCGCTGTCCGCCGCGCTGCTGCACCGGGCCGCCGGTGACCTGGCCGCCGGCGGGCCGTGCGCGGAGGCGATCGCCGGGCACGAGGACGCCCCCGGCCCGAACGCCATCGCCCTGCGGCTGCTCGGCGCCGTCCACGCCCTGGTGCTGTCCGGCCGGGCCCCCGACCTCACCGCGCACTACCCCGACGCGGGCGGCCACTTCGACCCCGCCGACCCGGACGCCCCCTGGCCGGCCTTCCGCGCCGCCGTCGCCGCCCACCTGCCGTTCGTCCGCGAGTGGCTCACCCGCCCGCCGCAGACCAACGAGGTCGGCCGGTCCAACCTGCTGCTCACCGGCCTCGCCTGGGCCCAGCGACAGCTCGCCGACGCCACCGGTGCCACCACGACCCCGTTCCCGCTCCCCGTCCGGCTGTACGAGCTGGGCTCCAGCGCGGGCCTCAACCTCCTTGCCGAGCAGTTCCGTTGCGTCTCCGAGGGCTTCTCGTACGGGCCGCCGGACTCCCCCGTCGTCCTCGCCGACGCCTGGCGCGGCGAGCCGCCCACCTGGCTGCGCGACGCCCCGCTCCAGCGGGTGACGGAGCGGCGCGGCTGCGACCCGACGCCGATCGACCCGCGCTCCGCCGACGGCGCCCTGGCCCTGCGCTCCTACCTGTGGGCCGACCAACTCCCGCGCGTACAGCGGCTGAACGGCGCACTCGCCCTCGCCGCCCGGACGCCTGCTCCGGTCGAGACGGTCGGCGCGGCCGTGTTCCTGCGCGGCCTCGAAACGGCGCCGGGCGCGCTGACCGTGGTCTGGCACTCGGTCATGCGGCAGTACGTGCCCGCCGACGAATGGCGTTCCGTGGAAGGTGAGTTGGCGCGACTGGCGGCCGCCTCGACCTCGTCCGCGCCCTTCCTCCACCTGGCCTTCGAGCCCCGCCGGGTCGGCGCCGGACACCGTTTCCTGCTCACCGCCCGGCTCAGCTCCGGCCCCGGCTCCACGATCACCACGACGCTCGCCGAGTCCGTACCGCACGGCCTGCCCGCGTGGACGCCGGCGCCGGACGACCCGGCCCTCGGGCAGCCCGGCTGA
- a CDS encoding DinB family protein, whose product MITPDTKDWTWVLERPCAECGLDTSAIPFEAVPGLIRGNGRFWAELLAEGEANGEGGDGKGLRERPAPEVWSPLEYACHVRDVFRTVEGRLRLMLAEDDPVFPNWDQDATAVEDRYREQDPAAVATEVGAAAERLAHAYEGVPDAGRERTGERSDGARFTVASLGRYVFHDVDHHRYDVTGEQQGS is encoded by the coding sequence ATGATCACTCCTGACACCAAGGACTGGACCTGGGTCCTCGAACGTCCTTGCGCCGAATGCGGGTTGGACACTTCGGCGATCCCCTTCGAGGCGGTACCCGGCCTGATCCGGGGCAACGGACGGTTCTGGGCCGAACTGCTGGCCGAGGGCGAGGCCAACGGCGAGGGCGGGGACGGGAAGGGGCTGCGGGAGCGGCCGGCGCCGGAGGTGTGGTCGCCGCTCGAGTACGCCTGCCACGTGCGGGACGTGTTCCGGACGGTCGAGGGGCGGCTGCGGCTGATGCTGGCCGAGGACGACCCGGTGTTCCCCAACTGGGACCAGGACGCCACCGCCGTCGAGGACCGCTACCGGGAGCAGGACCCGGCCGCGGTGGCCACCGAGGTCGGGGCGGCGGCCGAGCGGCTGGCGCACGCCTACGAGGGGGTGCCGGACGCCGGCCGGGAGCGCACCGGCGAGCGCAGCGACGGTGCCCGGTTCACCGTGGCGTCCCTCGGCCGCTACGTCTTCCACGACGTGGACCACCACCGGTACGACGTCACCGGCGAGCAGCAGGGAAGCTGA